The following are encoded together in the Bradyrhizobium sp. CCGUVB1N3 genome:
- a CDS encoding DUF3732 domain-containing protein: protein MKLFIRELIIWPENPEHSPRIIQFDTKKISVITGWSATGKSSVIAIIDYVLGAGTCAIPVGHIRNTSSWFGLRLDTDVGAMRIARHKPDGRQVSNAFWVQQGADVDGPPPLRPTQNISAEQFRIKMDTLSGLTNLKMDPDEARAFNERASFRDMAAFNFQPQHIVANPYTLFFKADSSEHREKLRNVLPLAMGVITNDDLMRRHRLQLLREEQRKLELELKQRKSGIENWRANATGAYFRAQELSLLPPGDPPAELRDIIKALQAVVEANGTPVRGSGRISASVTRLEEIRQQEQALDSAIAAARRRLRRLKSLRSTVMDYGDILEDHQARTQGVGWFKNAIDISQCVLCGTETDAARRSLEELETPIRELSELTAGTTTTAPMVDNEIVSIQRQLLGDERRLLELRRTRSELETKEDADRGRSLSLESVYRFIGNTEQALRILGEVEGDDGIEARHRNISAQIGTLLRQLDEQSRREREEKARDAISRYIERFVEELRVFLARQVAPCSMNAN, encoded by the coding sequence ATGAAGCTATTCATTAGGGAACTGATTATTTGGCCCGAGAACCCCGAGCACTCCCCTCGGATCATACAGTTCGATACCAAAAAGATCAGTGTCATCACCGGATGGAGCGCGACGGGCAAATCGTCCGTCATTGCAATCATTGACTACGTCCTAGGCGCCGGCACATGCGCCATACCAGTGGGCCACATTCGGAACACCTCCTCATGGTTCGGATTGCGGCTCGACACGGACGTTGGCGCGATGCGAATCGCCCGCCACAAGCCCGATGGACGTCAAGTGTCCAATGCTTTCTGGGTTCAACAAGGCGCCGACGTAGACGGGCCGCCCCCGCTCCGCCCGACTCAGAACATCAGCGCCGAGCAGTTTCGCATTAAGATGGATACGCTATCAGGCCTCACGAACCTAAAGATGGATCCCGATGAGGCACGAGCATTCAATGAAAGAGCCTCATTTCGAGACATGGCTGCGTTCAACTTTCAGCCGCAGCATATAGTTGCCAATCCCTACACTCTCTTCTTTAAGGCAGATTCTTCCGAGCATCGGGAAAAGCTCAGAAACGTCCTTCCACTAGCCATGGGCGTCATAACGAATGATGATCTTATGCGTCGTCATAGACTACAATTGTTACGAGAAGAGCAGCGCAAACTCGAACTCGAGCTTAAGCAGCGCAAATCCGGAATTGAAAACTGGCGCGCGAACGCAACCGGCGCCTATTTCAGAGCGCAAGAACTAAGTCTTCTTCCTCCAGGCGATCCCCCTGCCGAACTTCGCGATATTATCAAGGCCTTGCAGGCTGTCGTTGAAGCTAATGGCACACCCGTTCGCGGAAGCGGCCGCATCTCCGCCAGCGTCACTCGATTGGAAGAGATACGGCAACAAGAGCAAGCGTTAGATAGCGCCATCGCTGCTGCTCGTCGTCGCCTCCGACGCCTAAAGAGTCTCCGTTCAACCGTAATGGACTACGGTGATATTCTGGAGGACCATCAAGCAAGAACTCAAGGCGTCGGTTGGTTTAAGAATGCTATTGATATTAGCCAGTGCGTCCTTTGTGGCACCGAGACAGATGCAGCACGGCGATCGCTCGAAGAGTTGGAAACTCCTATCCGCGAGTTGAGCGAACTCACAGCTGGCACGACGACTACTGCCCCGATGGTAGACAACGAGATCGTTTCAATTCAGCGTCAGCTCCTAGGGGACGAGCGGAGACTGCTAGAACTCCGCCGAACGCGATCTGAACTCGAAACGAAGGAAGACGCAGACCGAGGTCGAAGTTTGAGCTTGGAAAGTGTCTACCGTTTCATTGGCAACACCGAACAAGCACTCAGGATTCTTGGGGAAGTTGAGGGGGACGATGGAATTGAGGCCCGTCATCGTAACATTAGCGCCCAAATAGGCACGTTACTGAGACAATTGGACGAGCAGAGCCGCCGAGAGAGAGAAGAGAAGGCTCGGGATGCAATCTCTAGATATATCGAGCGTTTCGTCGAAGAACTCCGTGTGTTTCTGGCGCGACAGGTCGCCCCTTGCTCGATGAACGCGAATTGA
- a CDS encoding three component ABC system middle component, producing MHANHEEMILRNPALGACASWHLARSFAETATGAAPDLPYFLIGAAMIFHRPTVEKIHAMRFESGLVKAVSEQPDVIGGLQLRLENNANAALAALQLGCATKLLEKERGERFPAFRAKGADLPTDIRHGDGDVPRVFGCAKRLGKWFGEARLHGLKQLLRIEF from the coding sequence TTGCACGCGAACCACGAGGAGATGATACTGCGCAATCCCGCGCTAGGCGCATGTGCGTCGTGGCATCTCGCTCGTTCATTCGCTGAAACCGCGACGGGCGCAGCACCCGACCTTCCCTATTTCCTGATTGGCGCTGCCATGATCTTCCATCGTCCAACCGTGGAAAAGATTCACGCCATGAGATTTGAAAGCGGCCTTGTGAAGGCTGTGTCCGAACAGCCCGATGTAATCGGAGGACTACAACTGCGCCTAGAGAACAATGCAAATGCCGCACTGGCGGCATTGCAGCTAGGTTGCGCCACAAAACTTCTAGAGAAAGAACGAGGAGAACGTTTTCCTGCTTTTCGAGCCAAAGGCGCAGACCTTCCAACGGACATTCGTCATGGGGATGGAGATGTACCCCGTGTATTCGGCTGCGCTAAACGCCTAGGAAAGTGGTTCGGCGAAGCGAGGCTTCATGGATTGAAACAACTTCTAAGAATTGAGTTTTAA
- a CDS encoding ABC-three component system protein has product MAVEYADDVSVVRDGQVVLKEQDKHSLRPKAELLADRSRALWRTLQIWLTPAVNCSACKRFLLVTNNPVSTPIASMLKAQSADGGPSPDAIVRSLRAVGGSRPKSRSQVQSIIDDVLNRSDNELARLVARIEVVEARNQREDRAELADALSLDPRLDPGITLEALLGWLTNTLLECWRAGRPGMISRAACIAQRREIEDALARRRLLPKPAREVPVAPDDRARASTRPFVHHLTRIDADEDDVLQAIDHFIQFNIEKNRLASDGEIADREWRDRGERLKQRWLNIKRQAKRDYEGRPPEHIGIKILERSTYDHLEPIGSEPCRELYMTSGHYHRLADDDQIWWHPDYRPRSEK; this is encoded by the coding sequence GTGGCAGTCGAATATGCAGACGACGTTTCTGTTGTCCGCGACGGCCAAGTTGTCCTGAAAGAGCAAGACAAGCACTCGTTACGTCCAAAGGCGGAACTGCTGGCAGATCGGAGCCGCGCTCTCTGGCGGACCCTCCAAATTTGGCTAACACCTGCAGTCAACTGCTCCGCGTGCAAACGATTCCTGCTCGTTACTAACAACCCAGTTTCGACTCCCATTGCCTCGATGCTAAAGGCGCAATCAGCCGATGGAGGACCATCTCCAGACGCGATTGTAAGGAGCCTACGCGCAGTCGGCGGCTCCAGACCCAAGAGCCGATCGCAAGTTCAGTCGATTATCGACGATGTCTTGAACCGGAGCGATAACGAACTCGCTCGACTCGTTGCACGCATAGAAGTCGTAGAAGCGAGAAATCAACGAGAGGATCGAGCAGAACTTGCCGATGCGCTAAGTCTTGACCCGCGCTTGGATCCGGGCATTACGCTAGAAGCGCTTCTCGGCTGGCTGACCAACACACTACTCGAATGCTGGCGGGCTGGTCGCCCGGGCATGATTTCTCGAGCCGCGTGCATAGCTCAACGGAGAGAAATCGAAGACGCCCTCGCGCGGCGCAGACTACTACCAAAGCCCGCGCGGGAAGTGCCAGTTGCGCCCGACGATCGAGCACGCGCCTCTACACGCCCATTCGTTCATCATCTTACACGCATCGATGCGGACGAAGATGATGTGCTACAGGCAATCGACCACTTCATCCAATTCAATATCGAGAAGAATCGCCTGGCAAGCGATGGAGAAATAGCCGACAGAGAGTGGCGGGATCGTGGAGAGAGACTGAAACAACGCTGGCTCAATATCAAGCGACAGGCGAAACGCGACTACGAGGGACGACCTCCGGAACACATTGGCATCAAGATTCTTGAGCGCTCCACGTACGACCATCTAGAACCAATCGGCAGCGAGCCCTGCCGAGAGCTCTACATGACCTCCGGCCATTACCATCGATTGGCCGATGACGATCAAATTTGGTGGCACCCCGATTATCGACCACGCTCGGAGAAGTAG
- a CDS encoding patatin-like phospholipase family protein: MDARTSQPTYQTHQPPSQGWRPERCDRVALVLQGGGALGAYQAGVYQALHEAGIEPDWVCGVSIGAINSAIIAGNKPEKRLDALRIFWERITNRKIWHYTPDGDVFRQWRNLTSAWMTSAMGQPGFFTPHQVNPWFSPVGARTATSYYDTTPLRESLRELVDFDLINDKKIRFAVGAVNVLSGNFIYFDNAHDEIEPEHIMASGALPPALPMVRIGTDHFWDGGIVSNTPLQHLLDQEDDLNSLVFQVDLFSARGVLPRSIQDVMARHKDIMYSSRTRHNTDVYRRTHNLKILLYKALAKLPDEQLSEEERQLKASLRNMPEIAILHLIYQQKAYEGDAKDHEFSGTSMREHWTSGYEDTKRTLKRRDWIKMPEEGMGLVVHDVHRETESA; this comes from the coding sequence ATGGACGCCAGGACGTCGCAACCGACATATCAGACACATCAGCCTCCCTCGCAGGGCTGGCGACCCGAGCGCTGCGACCGCGTCGCGCTGGTGCTGCAAGGCGGTGGCGCACTCGGCGCCTATCAGGCCGGCGTCTATCAGGCGCTACACGAGGCCGGCATCGAGCCGGACTGGGTCTGCGGCGTCTCGATCGGTGCGATCAACTCCGCCATCATCGCCGGCAACAAGCCGGAGAAGCGGCTCGATGCGCTCCGCATCTTCTGGGAGCGCATCACCAACCGCAAGATCTGGCACTACACGCCGGATGGCGACGTCTTCCGCCAGTGGCGCAATCTCACCAGCGCGTGGATGACGTCGGCCATGGGCCAGCCGGGCTTCTTCACCCCGCATCAGGTCAATCCCTGGTTCAGCCCCGTCGGCGCCAGGACCGCAACGAGCTATTACGACACCACCCCCTTGCGCGAGAGCCTGCGCGAGCTCGTCGACTTCGACCTGATCAACGACAAGAAGATCCGCTTCGCGGTCGGCGCGGTGAACGTGCTGTCCGGCAACTTCATCTATTTCGACAATGCCCATGACGAGATCGAGCCGGAGCACATCATGGCCTCCGGCGCGCTGCCGCCGGCGCTGCCGATGGTCAGGATCGGCACAGACCATTTCTGGGACGGAGGCATCGTCTCGAACACGCCGCTCCAGCATCTGCTCGACCAGGAGGACGATCTCAACTCGCTGGTGTTCCAGGTCGACCTGTTCAGCGCGCGCGGCGTGCTGCCGCGCTCGATCCAGGACGTCATGGCCCGCCACAAGGACATCATGTATTCCTCGCGCACGCGCCACAACACCGACGTCTATCGCCGGACGCACAACCTGAAGATCCTGCTCTACAAGGCGCTGGCGAAGCTTCCCGACGAGCAATTGTCCGAGGAGGAGCGCCAGCTCAAGGCGAGCCTGCGCAACATGCCCGAGATCGCGATCCTGCATCTGATCTATCAGCAGAAGGCCTATGAGGGCGACGCCAAGGACCACGAATTTTCAGGTACCTCGATGCGAGAGCACTGGACGAGCGGCTACGAGGATACTAAGCGCACCTTGAAGCGGCGCGACTGGATCAAGATGCCCGAGGAAGGCATGGGCCTCGTCGTGCACGACGTGCACCGGGAGACGGAGAGCGCGTAG
- a CDS encoding acetoacetate decarboxylase: MRREDVLRLPSMPAAGPSYPAGPYRFINREFLVITYETDPELIRAGLPEPLEPIDQPIVHYEWIRMPDSSGFGSYTESGLVIPARLHGEEVNFVSQMYLDDDPPIAAGREIWGFPKKYAHPKLEIVKDTLTGTLEYAGQLVAMGTMGYKHESMAGNGDLTRATLSKTQINLKMIPGVDGHLEVCQLVAINLTDIVPKGSWMGPGRLHLVPHVNAPVADFPVRRVVGAHHYIADLTLPFGRVVHDYVKEAAAATGLAAE; the protein is encoded by the coding sequence ATGCGCAGGGAAGACGTTCTCAGACTCCCGTCCATGCCGGCTGCCGGACCGAGCTATCCGGCTGGTCCCTATCGCTTCATCAACCGCGAATTCCTCGTCATCACCTACGAGACCGATCCGGAATTGATCCGCGCCGGCTTGCCTGAGCCGCTGGAGCCGATCGACCAGCCGATCGTGCATTATGAATGGATCAGGATGCCGGACTCCTCCGGCTTCGGCAGCTACACCGAGTCCGGCCTCGTCATCCCCGCGCGCCTGCACGGCGAAGAGGTGAACTTCGTCTCGCAGATGTATCTCGACGACGATCCCCCGATCGCTGCGGGGCGCGAGATCTGGGGCTTTCCCAAGAAGTACGCCCATCCCAAGCTCGAGATCGTCAAGGATACTCTCACCGGCACGCTGGAATATGCCGGCCAGCTCGTTGCCATGGGCACGATGGGCTACAAGCACGAGAGCATGGCCGGCAACGGCGATCTCACGCGTGCGACGCTGTCGAAGACGCAAATCAATCTCAAGATGATCCCGGGTGTCGACGGCCACCTCGAAGTCTGCCAGCTCGTTGCGATCAACCTCACCGACATCGTTCCGAAGGGCTCCTGGATGGGGCCTGGCCGCCTGCACCTCGTGCCACATGTCAATGCGCCGGTAGCGGATTTCCCGGTCCGGCGTGTCGTCGGCGCGCATCACTATATCGCCGACCTGACGTTGCCGTTCGGCCGCGTCGTGCATGACTACGTCAAGGAAGCCGCGGCCGCGACGGGTCTCGCGGCGGAGTAG
- a CDS encoding transporter codes for MAEPAKIVSAISGAASAIPGLVWGFRLHSDGSAEALPIDKPIEFSHDGRLWLHFNLTDARARPWIAESSLPQLARDLLLSKDTFQQLHVIDDCVYGVFSDLVRDIESPTEETAFLRFAMTERFLVSGRHQALCSADAARRVLEGGYRVENVAALLEKIVDEVADTMDRMADKIGQDIDGIEERIAADQAKPEMRRSLSRLRRTCVRLHRQLTGLRILFHRLDLKSPENIPPGLRLHAAKLAQRLDGLDHDIVELRERSRLLEEELHFKTEEESNRHLHTLSIVTTLLLPPTLITGVFGMNTKGLPLTDVETGFLWAMGLMACSIALAYFFMRRMGILR; via the coding sequence ATGGCTGAGCCGGCAAAGATCGTCAGCGCGATTTCAGGCGCCGCATCCGCAATTCCCGGCCTGGTATGGGGCTTTCGCCTGCACAGCGACGGCAGCGCCGAGGCACTGCCGATCGACAAGCCGATCGAGTTCAGCCATGACGGCCGCCTGTGGCTGCATTTCAATCTGACCGATGCGCGGGCGCGGCCCTGGATCGCCGAGTCCAGCCTGCCGCAGCTTGCGCGCGATCTGCTGTTGTCCAAGGATACGTTCCAGCAGCTCCACGTCATCGACGATTGCGTCTATGGCGTGTTTTCCGACCTCGTGCGCGACATCGAGAGCCCGACCGAGGAGACAGCGTTCCTGCGTTTTGCGATGACCGAGCGGTTCCTGGTCAGCGGTCGCCATCAGGCGCTGTGTTCGGCGGACGCGGCGCGCCGGGTTCTGGAAGGCGGCTACCGCGTCGAAAACGTCGCGGCCCTCCTGGAGAAGATCGTCGACGAGGTCGCTGACACCATGGACCGCATGGCCGACAAGATCGGCCAGGACATCGACGGCATCGAGGAGCGTATCGCCGCTGATCAGGCCAAGCCGGAGATGCGCCGCAGCCTGAGCCGGCTGCGTCGGACCTGCGTCCGGCTGCATCGGCAGCTCACAGGCCTGCGCATCTTGTTTCACCGCCTCGACCTCAAGAGCCCCGAGAATATCCCGCCGGGCTTACGGCTTCACGCCGCCAAGCTCGCGCAGCGGCTCGATGGGCTCGACCATGACATCGTGGAGCTGCGCGAGCGCAGCCGCCTGCTCGAGGAAGAGCTGCACTTCAAGACCGAGGAGGAGAGCAACCGTCACCTTCACACGCTGTCGATCGTGACCACGCTGCTGCTGCCGCCGACGCTGATCACCGGCGTATTCGGCATGAACACCAAGGGCCTGCCGCTCACCGACGTGGAGACCGGCTTTCTCTGGGCCATGGGCTTGATGGCCTGCTCGATTGCTCTGGCCTACTTCTTCATGCGGCGCATGGGCATCCTCAGATAG
- a CDS encoding carbohydrate porin — protein MPPLRSPIAIVAACLASVLASTCALAGAKDESVAEWLAPKWFNEWHDGLANKGLNFGATYIFDNIGNVSGGVARGAIHLGRFDFSVDADLEKLVGWTGGRFYANAYEIYGRGLTRNYVYNLATISEIEALPDTRLYNAYFEQSLFDGRLNIRAGQQAADVEFFDSETDDLFVNGTFGWPAIKATNLPAGGPAPPIAVPGIRVKAAVSDNVTVFGAIFNGNPARPGDGDPQTRDNHGLAFRVNDPPWLIGQVHFDYHLDIGGSSLAGNFTPGGWYHFGDFDSQRFTAEGLSIVDPTGSGIPAKLRGNYGIYAVVEQALWRPAGVAEKTVSASLPGVTAFGRIAYSPPDRNLIDLYLDGGVGFVGFTPGRPLDRFGVGMAYMRISGSARSLDVDTQFFNGIQSPVRSNETLLEVIYEAHIKPGWLLAPYFQYVWRPSGGIPNPNDPSGLTRIGDAAVFGLTTTLKY, from the coding sequence ATGCCTCCGCTGCGAAGTCCAATCGCAATCGTGGCGGCGTGTCTTGCCAGCGTATTGGCAAGCACGTGCGCGCTCGCCGGTGCCAAGGATGAAAGCGTTGCCGAATGGCTGGCGCCAAAATGGTTCAACGAGTGGCACGACGGGCTGGCCAACAAGGGTCTGAATTTCGGGGCCACCTATATTTTCGACAACATCGGCAACGTCTCGGGCGGGGTCGCGCGCGGCGCCATTCATCTCGGTCGCTTTGACTTCTCGGTCGATGCCGATCTCGAGAAACTGGTCGGCTGGACCGGTGGCCGCTTCTATGCCAACGCCTACGAGATCTACGGTCGCGGGCTGACGCGCAACTACGTCTACAACCTCGCCACCATCAGTGAGATCGAGGCGTTGCCCGATACCAGGCTCTACAACGCTTATTTCGAGCAGAGCCTGTTCGACGGCAGATTGAACATCAGGGCTGGCCAGCAGGCCGCGGACGTCGAATTCTTCGACAGCGAAACCGACGATCTCTTCGTCAACGGCACCTTCGGCTGGCCGGCCATCAAGGCCACCAACCTGCCGGCCGGCGGGCCGGCCCCGCCGATCGCGGTGCCGGGAATTCGCGTCAAGGCCGCAGTTTCGGACAACGTCACCGTCTTCGGCGCGATCTTCAACGGCAATCCGGCGCGGCCCGGTGACGGCGATCCGCAGACGCGCGACAATCATGGTCTGGCGTTTCGCGTCAATGATCCGCCGTGGCTCATCGGGCAGGTCCATTTCGACTATCATCTCGATATCGGTGGGAGTTCGCTCGCCGGCAATTTCACGCCCGGCGGCTGGTATCATTTCGGCGATTTCGACAGTCAGCGCTTTACAGCCGAGGGCCTTTCTATCGTCGACCCCACCGGAAGCGGCATCCCGGCAAAGCTGCGCGGCAATTATGGAATCTACGCGGTCGTGGAGCAGGCTCTATGGCGGCCGGCTGGTGTGGCCGAGAAGACGGTTTCGGCGTCGCTGCCCGGCGTCACCGCATTCGGCCGGATCGCCTACAGCCCACCCGATCGCAACCTGATCGACCTCTATCTTGACGGCGGCGTCGGCTTCGTCGGGTTCACCCCGGGCCGGCCGCTCGACCGGTTCGGGGTCGGGATGGCCTATATGCGGATTTCGGGCTCTGCCCGCAGCCTCGATGTCGACACCCAGTTTTTCAACGGCATCCAGAGTCCCGTTCGCAGCAACGAGACGCTGCTCGAGGTGATCTACGAGGCGCATATCAAGCCGGGCTGGCTGCTGGCCCCTTATTTTCAGTATGTGTGGCGGCCCTCCGGCGGCATCCCGAATCCGAACGATCCAAGCGGTCTAACGCGCATCGGCGATGCCGCGGTGTTCGGGCTGACCACGACCCTCAAATACTAG
- a CDS encoding MFS transporter: protein MISNWLAAALGRRNIHYGWVMVGVTFLAALISAGTVGAPGVFIIPLQKEFGWSTAEISSALSIRFILFGLMAPFAAALLNRYGLRNVTLTAQLIVVSALVASLAMTQVWQLMLLWGVVIGIGTGMTALVLGATIATRWFAARRGLVVGIMTASVATGQLVFLPLLASLTERFGWRLALSFVCVMLGVSATAVALVMRDRPSDVGLRPFGDEGSEPLPVPPVSHAPITAVALGTLRDVSTSRAFWILFATFFVCGASTNGLVQVHLIPMCLDFGIPQVQAASLLAAMGIFDFFGTIMSGWLSDRYDNRWLLFWYYGLRGLSLIFLPFSDFSFYGLSLFAMFYGLDWIATVPPTVRLTAQKFGPERANLVFGWIFAGHQLGAGTAAFGAGLSRTLLASYLPAFFIAGTLCVFAALIVLALARQPKPVVALAASK from the coding sequence ATGATTTCTAACTGGCTCGCGGCAGCACTCGGCCGCCGCAACATCCATTACGGCTGGGTGATGGTCGGCGTGACCTTCCTCGCCGCGCTGATCAGCGCCGGCACGGTCGGCGCCCCCGGCGTGTTCATCATTCCCCTGCAAAAGGAATTCGGCTGGAGCACCGCGGAGATTTCCTCGGCGCTCTCGATCCGCTTCATCCTGTTCGGCCTGATGGCGCCGTTCGCAGCCGCCCTCCTCAACCGCTATGGGCTGCGCAACGTGACGCTGACGGCGCAGCTCATCGTCGTCTCCGCGCTGGTGGCTTCGCTCGCGATGACGCAGGTCTGGCAGCTGATGCTGCTGTGGGGCGTCGTGATCGGCATCGGCACCGGCATGACGGCGCTGGTGTTAGGGGCCACCATCGCGACGCGCTGGTTCGCGGCGCGGCGCGGCCTCGTGGTCGGTATCATGACGGCGAGCGTCGCCACCGGCCAGCTCGTGTTCCTGCCGCTGCTTGCGAGCCTCACCGAACGGTTCGGCTGGCGCCTTGCCCTCAGCTTCGTCTGCGTGATGCTCGGCGTCTCCGCAACTGCCGTCGCGCTCGTGATGCGCGACCGGCCGAGCGATGTGGGCCTGCGCCCGTTCGGCGACGAGGGCAGCGAGCCCCTGCCCGTCCCGCCGGTGAGCCACGCGCCGATCACGGCTGTTGCGCTCGGCACGCTGCGCGACGTCTCGACATCGCGCGCGTTCTGGATCCTGTTTGCGACCTTCTTCGTCTGCGGCGCCTCGACCAACGGTCTCGTCCAGGTCCACCTGATCCCGATGTGCCTCGATTTCGGCATCCCGCAGGTGCAGGCGGCAAGCCTGCTCGCAGCGATGGGCATCTTCGACTTCTTCGGCACCATCATGTCCGGCTGGCTGTCGGACCGCTACGACAATCGCTGGCTGCTGTTTTGGTATTACGGCCTGCGCGGGCTCTCGCTGATCTTCCTTCCCTTCAGCGATTTCTCGTTCTACGGCCTGTCGCTGTTTGCGATGTTCTACGGTCTCGACTGGATCGCCACCGTGCCGCCGACGGTGCGCCTGACGGCGCAAAAATTCGGCCCCGAGCGCGCCAATCTGGTGTTCGGCTGGATATTCGCCGGCCACCAGCTCGGCGCCGGGACTGCCGCCTTTGGCGCCGGCCTGTCGCGGACGCTGCTGGCGAGCTACCTGCCCGCCTTCTTCATCGCCGGCACACTCTGCGTGTTCGCCGCGCTGATCGTGCTGGCGCTGGCGCGGCAGCCGAAGCCCGTGGTGGCGCTGGCCGCCAGCAAGTGA
- a CDS encoding enoyl-CoA hydratase, whose product MEMLNHHCGVTRDARGVVHVTICNAGSLNILSSPVTDAMREGLQRLAADRSIRVVVLRGQSEKSLIGGADIKEMAKLDQASAEAFISRLRDLCEAVRNFPTPMIARMPGWCLGGGLEVAAACDFRIATHDAHFGMPEVRVGIPSVIHAALLPRLIGWSRARWLVMTAENIDAPTALAWGLVDKVAPEGGFDEAVEHTVKALLACGPEALRSQKALLRQWEELPLTESVNLSVKVFGESFLTDEPTRLMQEFVNRKR is encoded by the coding sequence ATGGAAATGCTCAATCATCACTGCGGCGTCACGCGCGATGCGCGCGGGGTCGTTCACGTCACGATCTGCAATGCCGGCTCGCTCAACATCTTGAGCTCGCCTGTCACCGACGCGATGCGCGAGGGGCTGCAGCGTCTCGCCGCCGACCGCAGCATCCGCGTGGTGGTGCTGCGCGGCCAGAGCGAGAAGAGCCTGATCGGCGGCGCCGACATCAAGGAGATGGCGAAGCTCGACCAGGCATCCGCCGAGGCGTTCATCTCCCGCCTGCGCGACCTCTGCGAAGCCGTGCGCAACTTCCCCACCCCGATGATTGCGCGGATGCCGGGCTGGTGCCTCGGCGGCGGACTCGAGGTCGCGGCCGCCTGCGATTTCCGGATTGCGACCCATGATGCGCATTTCGGCATGCCGGAGGTTCGCGTCGGCATCCCCTCGGTGATCCACGCGGCACTGTTGCCGCGCCTGATCGGCTGGAGCCGCGCGCGCTGGCTGGTGATGACGGCGGAAAATATCGACGCCCCGACGGCCCTGGCCTGGGGGCTCGTCGACAAGGTCGCGCCGGAGGGCGGATTCGACGAGGCGGTCGAGCACACCGTGAAGGCGCTGCTCGCCTGCGGCCCCGAAGCGCTGCGGTCGCAGAAGGCGCTGCTGCGGCAATGGGAGGAATTGCCGCTGACCGAGTCGGTCAATCTCAGCGTTAAGGTGTTCGGCGAGTCGTTCCTGACGGACGAGCCGACGCGCCTGATGCAGGAATTCGTCAACCGGAAGCGGTAG
- a CDS encoding PaaI family thioesterase — MTGLDHPDLFSPERRRERMVDWQVPGAVAKAALGLSGMEAMQGIRDGRLPPPPFAKLIGFTMAVVEPGRIVMELEGREDLENTIGLLHGATAAALLDTAMGCAITTRLEAGQGSVTLDLKLTFLRPLSVRSGLISAEGKVIKLGRQTSYTEGFVRNGKGDLAVHATATFSMMGANLTAN, encoded by the coding sequence ATGACTGGACTCGATCACCCCGACCTGTTTTCGCCGGAACGCCGCCGCGAGCGGATGGTGGATTGGCAGGTGCCCGGAGCTGTCGCGAAAGCAGCTCTGGGGCTTTCTGGAATGGAGGCGATGCAGGGGATTCGCGATGGGCGCCTGCCGCCTCCGCCATTTGCGAAGCTGATCGGCTTTACCATGGCCGTGGTCGAGCCGGGCCGGATCGTGATGGAACTGGAGGGGCGGGAGGATCTCGAAAACACCATCGGGCTTCTGCACGGGGCGACCGCCGCGGCGCTGCTCGATACCGCCATGGGTTGCGCGATCACGACCAGGCTGGAAGCCGGCCAGGGCTCGGTCACCCTCGATTTGAAGCTGACCTTCCTGCGCCCGCTCTCGGTTCGTTCGGGACTGATCTCGGCGGAAGGCAAGGTGATCAAGCTCGGCCGCCAGACCAGCTACACCGAAGGCTTCGTCCGCAATGGCAAGGGCGACCTTGCGGTGCACGCGACCGCGACCTTTTCCATGATGGGCGCCAACCTGACAGCGAATTAA
- a CDS encoding TetR/AcrR family transcriptional regulator — protein MRYSREHKQETHDRIVRKASVRLREKGAHGIGVADLMKEAGLTHGGFYAHFDSREALVIEAFAHAMDRSMDHWRKMTGEVAPEKRLALIAESYLSALHRDDPGHGCSIPALGAEIARESPKTRKAFAGKLDEMIETLADHVTGVPRKAARKQAIATLATMAGTMLLARIAGSSELSDEVLKAGRDTALDSARREPAARKPKQN, from the coding sequence ATGCGCTATTCCAGGGAACACAAGCAGGAGACTCACGACCGCATCGTGAGGAAGGCGTCCGTGCGGCTGCGCGAGAAGGGCGCCCACGGCATCGGCGTCGCCGACCTCATGAAGGAGGCGGGCCTGACCCATGGCGGGTTCTACGCGCATTTCGATTCCCGCGAGGCGCTGGTGATCGAGGCCTTTGCCCACGCCATGGACCGCTCGATGGATCACTGGCGCAAGATGACCGGCGAGGTCGCCCCCGAGAAGCGGCTGGCGCTGATCGCCGAGAGCTATCTCTCCGCGCTGCACCGCGACGATCCCGGCCATGGCTGCTCGATCCCCGCGCTCGGCGCCGAGATCGCCCGTGAAAGCCCGAAGACGCGCAAGGCGTTTGCCGGCAAGCTCGACGAGATGATCGAGACGCTGGCCGATCATGTCACCGGCGTGCCGCGCAAGGCCGCGCGCAAGCAGGCGATCGCGACGCTTGCGACGATGGCCGGCACCATGCTGCTGGCGCGCATTGCCGGCTCGAGCGAGCTGTCCGACGAGGTGCTGAAGGCTGGCAGGGACACCGCACTCGACAGCGCGCGTCGTGAACCGGCCGCCAGGAAGCCGAAGCAGAATTAG